A genomic window from Lasioglossum baleicum chromosome 7, iyLasBale1, whole genome shotgun sequence includes:
- the Mocs2b gene encoding molybdenum cofactor synthesis 2B isoform X1 gives MGVPDDIVKLQHEELNIGEIINLAVSPNCGAISNFIGITRDNFENKNVLKLEYEAYEPMALKEMKSICTKIRSQWNVHHVVIYHRLGEVPVSKASVVIAISSPHREESLRAVEYAINTLKASVPIWKKEVYDTHETQWKENRECAWSNLSEDAIAVLNEPEETVIESIDVQEEEDEEEEEENAFNVEIDPSLVQIRATNEELNHRIASFIERKRQQVNMVNVQEFCYHRDQDEEHEDSCARVDAILIRRKDSKSHVKVHRVLNAWGPQTVDQSILRKATVSGTSQTSNSYSTVLNDRISTTERILGINRPVPKDVYERLKNIEDRILYLESTSPEYKDFWKADDINSLKGTFKPVRKRTYSMAELDTKLHELEDKYAKKMK, from the exons TCCAACACGAGGAGTTGAATATCGGAGAAATAATCAATTTAGCGGTGTCTCCAAACTGCGGAGCCATATCTAATTTTATTGGCATTACCAGAGATAATTTCGAGAATAAAAAC gTATTAAAACTAGAGTACGAGGCCTACGAACCAATGGCACTGAAAGAAATGAAAAGTATTTGCACAAAAATTCGTTCCCAGTGGAACGTTCACCATGTGGTGATATATCATCGTCTAGGAGAGGTACCGGTATCTAAAGCGAGCGTGGTAATCGCAATTTCATCTCCCCACAGAGAGGAATCGTTAAGAGCCGTAGAATATGCTATCAATACGCTGAAAGCTTCTGTGCCAATATGGAAGAAAGAAGTGTACGACACGCATGAAACTCAATGGAAGGAGAATCGAGAATGTGCCTGGTCCAACT tATCGGAAGATGCGATTGCAGTGTTAAACGAGCCTGAAGAAACCGTGATAGAAAGCATCGATGTACAAGAagaggaagacgaagaagaagaagaggaaaatgCGTTTAACGTCGAAATAGATCCGAGTCTTGTACAAATTCGTGCGACCAACGAGGAACTGAACCATAGAATAGCGTCTTTCATTGAGAGAAAGCGGCAGCAAGTAAATATGGTGAATGTTCAAGAATTTTGCTACCACAG AGATCAAGACGAGGAACACGAGGATTCTTGCGCGAGAGTAGACGCAATTCTTATTAGAAGAAAAGACTCGAAAAGCCATGTTAAAG TGCACAGAGTACTGAATGCATGGGGACCACAGACAGTTGACCAATCCATTTTACGTAAGGCTACAGTCTCAGGAACGAGTCAAACGAGCAATAGTTATTCCACTGTGTTGAACGATAGGATATCGACTACCGAAAGAATACTTGGCATAAATCGACCTGTACCGAAAGACGTGTACGAAAGACTAAAAAATATCGAGGATCGGATACTGTACCTGGAAAGCACTTCCCCAGAATATAAAGACTTCTGG AAGGCGGATGACATTAACAGTCTTAAAGGAACCTTCAAACCAGTCCGTAAAAGG ACCTATTCGATG
- the Mocs2b gene encoding molybdenum cofactor synthesis 2B isoform X2, translating into MGVPDDIVKLQHEELNIGEIINLAVSPNCGAISNFIGITRDNFENKNVLKLEYEAYEPMALKEMKSICTKIRSQWNVHHVVIYHRLGEVPVSKASVVIAISSPHREESLRAVEYAINTLKASVPIWKKEVYDTHETQWKENRECAWSNLLNEPEETVIESIDVQEEEDEEEEEENAFNVEIDPSLVQIRATNEELNHRIASFIERKRQQVNMVNVQEFCYHRDQDEEHEDSCARVDAILIRRKDSKSHVKVHRVLNAWGPQTVDQSILRKATVSGTSQTSNSYSTVLNDRISTTERILGINRPVPKDVYERLKNIEDRILYLESTSPEYKDFWKADDINSLKGTFKPVRKRTYSMAELDTKLHELEDKYAKKMK; encoded by the exons TCCAACACGAGGAGTTGAATATCGGAGAAATAATCAATTTAGCGGTGTCTCCAAACTGCGGAGCCATATCTAATTTTATTGGCATTACCAGAGATAATTTCGAGAATAAAAAC gTATTAAAACTAGAGTACGAGGCCTACGAACCAATGGCACTGAAAGAAATGAAAAGTATTTGCACAAAAATTCGTTCCCAGTGGAACGTTCACCATGTGGTGATATATCATCGTCTAGGAGAGGTACCGGTATCTAAAGCGAGCGTGGTAATCGCAATTTCATCTCCCCACAGAGAGGAATCGTTAAGAGCCGTAGAATATGCTATCAATACGCTGAAAGCTTCTGTGCCAATATGGAAGAAAGAAGTGTACGACACGCATGAAACTCAATGGAAGGAGAATCGAGAATGTGCCTGGTCCAACT TGTTAAACGAGCCTGAAGAAACCGTGATAGAAAGCATCGATGTACAAGAagaggaagacgaagaagaagaagaggaaaatgCGTTTAACGTCGAAATAGATCCGAGTCTTGTACAAATTCGTGCGACCAACGAGGAACTGAACCATAGAATAGCGTCTTTCATTGAGAGAAAGCGGCAGCAAGTAAATATGGTGAATGTTCAAGAATTTTGCTACCACAG AGATCAAGACGAGGAACACGAGGATTCTTGCGCGAGAGTAGACGCAATTCTTATTAGAAGAAAAGACTCGAAAAGCCATGTTAAAG TGCACAGAGTACTGAATGCATGGGGACCACAGACAGTTGACCAATCCATTTTACGTAAGGCTACAGTCTCAGGAACGAGTCAAACGAGCAATAGTTATTCCACTGTGTTGAACGATAGGATATCGACTACCGAAAGAATACTTGGCATAAATCGACCTGTACCGAAAGACGTGTACGAAAGACTAAAAAATATCGAGGATCGGATACTGTACCTGGAAAGCACTTCCCCAGAATATAAAGACTTCTGG AAGGCGGATGACATTAACAGTCTTAAAGGAACCTTCAAACCAGTCCGTAAAAGG ACCTATTCGATG